In the genome of Diabrotica undecimpunctata isolate CICGRU chromosome 2, icDiaUnde3, whole genome shotgun sequence, the window ATCAGTCAACAAGGCTGCGTGAATCATATAGTGATTCTCACCTCTAACTAAcacaaattaaggttttttttttaaagaaatgtgtagatatatacttagattttaattttgtgtGTATATAGAGTTAAAAAGATATACAGCCAGAAGGGTCCTTTTTTTTCACTATGGTGCAGTGTGAGGGTTCATAAATTTCTTAATATAAGGATTTGAAATTGTTCACTAAATGaattattatgatataaaagGTGAAGTGTGCATGTAGACtctgttttttgttgttgaaagCTCTTTTGTGTTCTGGTATACATTTGTTTAAGGTTCTACCAGTTTAACAGATGTAATATTGTATGTTGGGTTTTTGATTAAGTTTGTTATACCCCActgtataaatgttttttatgttggctctggtgcttattatatttgcttaagtaattgtttgttctgaaagctggtgttattcctctctgtttctggttttttagttCTGTTGTTATCATGCCTATAGATGTAATTATTGTTTCAATTCGTTGATGGTTTTATTACTTACATATCAAAGTCTTTCTTTCAGGCACTATATAGCTTTCCTTATTTAGATGATAATTGTGTGTAATGTTTAATCTAATTGTCAACTATCTAATATGTTGTTTCCAAGTAAGTGaaaatttactatatatttactgacgatttaaaatgctttaaaataaacaaatgccaGGCCGAAGTCTGCAAAAGGATATTGATCGCCTCTAAGTGGAGCACACAAAATGGTATTTGGATGCGTCAAAATGTCATAGTTTTCATTTGCACCTTCCTCATCCCCCAATAATATtcgaatatagtaaacacaatttaaccatatattctacttttgaaaCCAAGGATCTAGGTGTGAACCTTGACTCTAACTATAAATCACACATTTCCACAACAATACAGAAATCTATGAAGCTACTTGGATTTGTGAAGAGAACCATCAAAGATTTTTCTTACATCTCTGCTATTTGATCTCCTTCTCCATGGTTAGATCCCTTTTCATTTACTGGTCTACAGTTTTGTCCCCCTATTACATTGCATCTAAACTGAAACTTAAGACTGTCCAATTTTCTGTCATGCCATTGTATGGATGCATGTATACTGTGAATATGTTGCATTAGAATGTATACTGAACTTCCCTTGAGGTATATAGAAATCAAAGAGACTtaatagttctatttaaaattatcaacagCCTGTGCACCTGCTTCAAACTTCTctccaaaatatttgtttattattctccAATATTGCAACTAGGTATGTGCAgactttttatattcttttcataGATTCAATTACTCTTATAACAGCTTTACTCCCAGAACTCTTCTATTAGCTAACTCTTCAAAGAAGCTCCAAATTTTTAATCTATCAGTTTTCCCCTTCAAAAGTGATAATTCTGATCCAACTTTGTAATACTTTCGACTTCAGCTTTTGTATTGTGTTTAGTGTTACATTATCTGCATGCATTAGATAACTTAATACCATTATACCTTGTGACTTTTTCTGAATTGATTTGTTATCTTATTTTGTGACtgtatatgttatttttttttgtaatcatactattcatatattcttcttccaaatcagtttattgtattaactacatttatagcactgtaaataaaacttgtaaaatgttgtaaatataatgatatatttttagtagcttttgttttattaaaattaattattttacagaGGAAAGTGTGTTTATAAGCCAAATaagaaaagtttgtaaatataacataaatattaatgaacCAAAATATATACAAGTATCATCATTCTATTTGCCTTTTCGCCACATTAATAGATGTTCCACTTTTTATCTAAAGGAATTGTAGGGTATTGAATTGAAATGGGTATAACTCCTAAATTTCCTAGTTGCTGagtaattacctaaaatatttatatgtagtTTTCAAAGAACTAATAATCTTTACGAAAACCTACTTCATCACATTCCCTACTTATGCGAAAATGCTTTACAAAAAGATCTCCCATATATTATTGGTGAATGGTTTcctcataaaaattttgattaggaGGCACTTGAGCTCTCTCAACATTATTTAGCTCTAATTCTTCATTTTGTGTCAACTGATCCACAACATTTCCAATTAGCTGGATATTATTTTCCTCGTCCGCAAGTTCTTCCACTAATACTCTAATTATGTCATTCCTTTCTATATTCCTATTATATGAATGTGACgtaaagttaaatatttaaaagtcaAGCTAAATTGGTAATCTACtgacaaacgtaaacaaagaacaaaaatatttaatttttaaaatgacaaattaTTTGACATTGACAGATAAGGTAGCGGTAGCGGAATCCAGCAGGTTTTGACTTATGACATTTGGTCCAGCGCTAACCGATGGATTCGGAAGTAGCGGAGCGGTAGCTGCTCCGTCTGCTGAACGCGCCCATAGTAAAGACAAGTTTACTAATCTGTCTCACAGAATAGTAACTCTGTCTTGTCACAGCATCTACGCTGTGGTCTTGTTTCGTTTTGATCGTTTGTGTCACGTCAGTGTCAGTCAAGGTGTCAAAACTGTCAAATTAAACATGGCCGACGAAGTACAACTTGCACAAGATGCCGAAGCCGGTGGAGATACAATTTTTGGCAAAATATTAAGGAAAGAAATTCCATGTAACTTCATTTATGAGGATAATTTGGTAATAATTTATATTCACCTTCTTGTAACTACTTTACCCAATATTTTTGTACCTGCGCTGTGTAACCGGTAAAActtatatatttagggattctacagtattcactgccttccctcgctcaaccgtttccatctctctctgttgttccattctccatcgtttagtcctctcttactcatggcgtcgtctacttcgttcctccaggattttcggggtcgtcctcttttcctccttcctatggggctccattcggttattctctttatccatctgttgtcgctagttcttcttacatgtccataccactttagtcttttttgttctatatatgttagtatgtctgtttctattgatgttctttgctttatttggtcattacttctcctatccattcttgttaaaACAAAGTAAAACTAAAACTCGGTAAAACTTTACAAGGTCAAATTAGCAAACTGGATGGAAATTGAAAAACAAGAACTATGTTTATTCATTGTGGGCAATGCCACAGTTATATTGCACGATAATCGCTCATTTATTTCCATGGGATTACACCTAAAACAGCCCGTAAATCTAACATTATATGGGACCTATCTTTTTTagttagtaaaaaaaatattaatgcttTCACAATTCACTGTGGTATTTAGTCTACTTCCTCTTTTAGAAAAGGGTATTTTATTCCTATTACTATATTGAACAGTCTAGAGAAGGTATATTTGAACTACTACAAAATAACCTTATCTATTATTATGATTAACAATTTCCCCCATAACTagatttttgttgttgttttaaatataacaaaaaaaatatacctTTAGAAAGCAACTCTAATGAAATTAGTTCTGAATTATAAACTTATTTGTATGTTACCcagtttaaaatagtttttttccATAGTAACTAACTTCATGAATTGAAGtacaataaacaataattttctatttttagtgTGTTGCTTTTGATGATGTTAACCCACAAGCGCCAGTTCACTTTCTTGTAATTCCCAGGAAATCTATTCCACAGTTATCAAAAGCTGAAGACAGTGATGAAGCTTTATTGGGTCATCTTTTAGTAGTTGCAAGGAAAATTGCACAGAAAAGGAATTTAAAAAATGGTTTTAGAATTGTAATCAATGATGGTCCTATAGGTGCCCAATCAGTTTACCATCTTCATATACATGTTTTGTCTGGAAGACAAATGCAATGGCCACCAGGCTAATTTTTCTGTTTTGTATAAATTGGTGGTTAATTAGTGGAAATAAACTTTAAACCAGCaaagcttttttaattttttaaaaacattttgaagtaaatacttcttaTCGCTCGCTATGATGTTTTTGCACAGGCCTGAAATAATATTCAGTATGACACAAAATATCGAGACGCATGTATAGTCAGTTCGCGATTCCCAGTCTGAACtgtagtgaatttagtaattatttttttgccaagttagttactttttgacagactagaagtggctggaaatttcTATACAAACAAGCACACATACTCATAGACAATATTAAAAGTAAACAAatcaaatagtaaataaaatagagcTTTACGAATTAccaacaatcaatatttatttatttgcaccatataataaatacttacgttaaattataacaacagaaatatattttttaaatatacactacccaaaattttatgggtttaatATACACTTCtagtatttataataattcttttttcaatgaaagaagtctgtaataaaagtttatttaagctgttagtactgtgagctaggaacttttgtgttgtaggtttccagctatgaatctgtctaAATATGCCCGAGCTGAGCAAATGGACCTTAGTAACTGTAGTATACagtaatatacatacatatatacttaTAGTCTAAGAtaccactgcaggatcactacttTCATAAGATAGTTAATCACTCACGTTTTTACATACAtctaaaattaggagaatacttTAATAATAGCATGCTAGTCAAAAAGTGGCCATAAATTAATTCCAGTGGCCAGTTaattcaataatttaaaaattttatttcgttcattgaAGCAAAGGTTCTATGGTGGCATTGTATTAACAAAACTAAACAACACAATATATAGACAGTacaactaacaaaatatagacattaaatgagaagtaaaatattaaaagaatatctCACTAAAAGATTTGTTTCGTAACAATGATCAAAATTTAATagaagtcataaatgtcatctgATTAACTCTcgttttaaataatttcatataaatacaactattatttttaaacatattatttagtttatacagtaattaaatttaatatcaaatgatatttatttatattttactattAATAAATGGTCTGAATTTGAGTTTTGTCATAACTGAACAACATAACATATGCTTTGTTAATAggtaacaggtggcgttaggaggaAACAATCATGTATTGAATttgtttgaaatataaaaaaaataaaattattttatttaattttaaatattaaaaatacagaaagcaGGTTGATTGCTGAAGATACAATGATAATGGCGGATGTCGGTATGACAGCCGTTGACATCATCCTACATCAAAATGGGTGGCAGgattataatttttgacaaaaattttattttgttcatttatttttaaataaaatacgctgctcatgacgtatttttgtttttttatactacattaaagctaatttttttcttaatataatttttataatacttaCATTtttgtgataaattattaatttgtatCCTACGAAACCCTAACCCTAAAATGGGGTTCCTTTGAAACACTAAAATTAtttgttaaataatattaaatgtgtTTTCTATTACAAGGAATTTTGCTataaatgtgttttatttttattcattaagCTTGGGAACATTTTGACAGTCATTATCGCAAACATATAAATTATTTgttatattagatatttaatcTAAAGAAAGAAAGAACAAATTGAGCTAGTTATTACTATGGACTAAACACGAACctgaaaaaactaaatttatttgttggaatttcaaataatttatatatatatataatatatatatatatatatatatatatatatatatatatatatatatatatatatatatatatatatatatatatatatatatatatatatatatatatatatggtcatGAATTTAAATTTTGGTTAACATCCAAATAACTCTGTTTCCATCTAAGATAGCCAGTCTCTAAATAGTGCCTAAAGAAGACGTTTTTTGTTGTAAATATTGCATACCTCTTTCTCTTGGTCATTCATCAGCTACCCTCCTATCCAAATATCCTTAACAACTGTTGTAAATGTAGCATAAAAGAATTCCACagtgtttttaagtttttaagatACTTGCAAATCTCGTAAGCTCCGGTATATTATTTAATAAGTATGGATTTCAATAAAAATGTTGGTAAAAATAAACATCAAATAAATTAACGGCTATATATTTTTGGAAAGTGAAATACATTCAATTTGGTAGTTGCCTCAATAAAAACTATATctatacaataataataataattaaaactaattttaatatagTACAAAGAAGAGCTCAACATGGAACTGATTAATAAACTCATAAGCTtacaatacaaaaaaatgcacttatttagaaaagaaaactgcaaaacatttacaaaaaagtGCAACATCATATCACACAGGTTAACATCCAAAACTGAACAAAATATTAGGCAATATATAATACAGGTTGGTTCATCATATAAAATTCGAAATTtggataaaatttattttaaaacaaaaaaatgctGTATGTCTTTAGTATAACCGTTTATCACTAAAGTAaattaccaaattaaaaaaaagtcaatCAAAGTTTTGGAAACACACATTAGTATACAGGCTGCCCAAATCCACTTTGTCTCTGACCTTGATGCGCAGTGATTTTTCATCGACCAGACTCTGGTCTTTCTTGCTATGCTTTCTCTTCTTGATTTGTGCATTTTACGGCTGAACTGAAATTGGGCTGTCTGTACTAGGTTTAAGACAGGCCTTGACGCGCCGTCGACTTTCTACGAACTTACTTCGTTGACTATGTTTTTGGgaacatttaaaaagcatcatctacgatcatcctgaggctagagcccaaaatttggatgaattaaaaaTTCGAATAAGGGAAGTCTCCAATTCTGTTGCAGCAGGAACTCTTTCATCTGCCCGCAGAAGTTTTCATGGCAGATTTGGATACCGCTCAGCCGtaggtcaaatatttgaatcatttctgtagggcataaagaattatttccAATTATCCAATACACAATCTTACTCTTTAGTCCTTCGGTTCAGTCTTTTATTGTTAGATCTAGCTCTTTATTTTCATGTACTACAGTTCCTTCCTCTATGTAATGTGTCATAAATAAAATCCTGGTTTAGGTACCATAAGCTTTAAATGGTAGAAAAATTATTAAACTGATTAGAAGtcctttgatttttaatattattattgcatTAAGACTCCTAGATACTCTACAAAACTGTAATTCTATAAATAGATATCGACCTCTGCAGAATATTCTAGGTCACACTTCAGTAAAATGGCGTAACTGTCCCGTAACTCCAAAATAGTATCAATTTCCGAAGAGAACAACACTTCTAGAGGCGTCAAAAACTTGTCTATACCCACTGATACTGATTGAGAGTCTTCTGATATTTACTCAGTCTCACATAAGGACAAAGATTAATAGGTTAAAAACAATCTGTAAACAAAAACGTTACGACGTCCTCCCATAAATCTTTCGAATTTCAAACATTCCAATTAGTCATGtgagaattttttttttctgaacagGAGTATACTCTTAAAACTATTTGTGGCCCAGAACATGATAAAATGTACATATTCATCTTTATGCCATTACCGGGCTGtggttattttaaaaattcaattaagATAGTGAAATCGAAAATCTAGAAACCAAACCGATTTGTTCAACAtgtataaagatgttaaagaagctACCGGGTTATATAAAAGTAAAGTTTACTGGATTATTGACAGATCAATCAGGGAAAGTTAACCTTGATACAAAAGAAACAGATGAAATATATTCCGAAATGTTAAAACTACTTCTAGAAGGACAGACACTCAATGTTGTAGTGACAATGTGGATATAGATGACTAATCTACCGAAGGTCAAAATTTCGAAAGAATGATCAGTCTACCTTTGTGATACAACCTAACAAGTAAATGCGAAATTTTGTAACGAACAGCAcaatcagtcttatgagtcaaaaatatttttgaaaatcgTTCATACCCGTATTTACAGAAAGTGCGTAGAGGACATGGACAATACAGTTTGATTTCAAAAGTGGAATGGGTACAGGTGAGGCTTTGTTCACCGATTTGTTTATCGATTAAAAGTAGGTTTTCACAGCGGTTCAACAAGGAAAACGCAATTAGTATGGTACACTTGGTCCAAAAAAAGGCCTAACCCCGACATCGAAAGTAAAGTTTTCCTCCAACACCAAATTGTTCTATAAAAAGATATACAACTTTGAGCGTCGGGTTTGTGGGGAAGGGGGAAGAGAAGTCGGTAAATCAGAAGTTTTTTACGTTTTTCGTCAATATTTCTTAAACTAAATCAAACTCTcgggatccacagaggattgtcgagccaaagatgatgatgatgattaaaacATTAAAACACCTGAACTCTCTTACTTAGTTATAGAACATGAAAACGTAAACTGTAATAAAGTGTTTGAAGTCGGAATCCTGGCTTTGAAAGACATTGAAAACAAAACATTCAATGAGATACATTTCAAAAGAAAGTTAGCTGTTAAGTCCCTAGCATCTATAACCAGGTCGATGAAAATTAACACCACCACGGTATATGTAAACCCAAACACTCTCTTAAATCGGATGGTGCGCATACTACGGTGTGATGAGAGActtgaagaaatattttaatatgaacTTTGTGCGTATCCTCCATATTTTTTCGGCGAATCTGGTTGATGAGAAAAGGAAGCAAATTTTCAATGGTTACTGTTTTGGTTCCAAACACAAAAGAATCATCATGTACTCTAGATTCAGGAAAAATGAACACACCAATAGACTTAAAAACACTGTTAAACAGAGGATCAGTTTTTGTGATTTTCTAATCCCATTGCACAATGAGATATCAGATGGAGCCACACCTCTTTCACTATGCAGGCTGACCATGCTTGGTAGGGGGCTACGTTCATTACGTAATAACTAAACCCCTGTCATCGATCCGTGCCTGTACTTGCGATCGGTTGAGCATCGTCCTCCGATGAACTGTTGTCCGATCGACCACAGGTATGACTCTTTATGGAGTGATGTTTCGCCAGATATATTCGCCTGAGAATCCGCCTTCTTATCCCGCTTTTACTAACGTTCACACCAAATAAGTGCCTATAATCGAGAATCAAAATTGTGGGCagtaaatttttaaaagtaattgtCACGTTCCAGCTTACGTTAGTACGTTCCAACGTACAGCTATTGTAGGTTTTCCAATGGCGTACGAAAAATTTCATAAGAAGTTACGACAAAGCTACATACTTGTATTGAAGAAATACCTATTTATAATATGTATCACGTTAATGTAGGAATATGATTATTATTGACATTTGGGTTAATTACAACATATAATTTTAGGTTAGGTAATAGTTAAACCTCCCTAAAACCGCGATCGTCGATGAAAGCAGGTAGCTAAGAGATTCAGTTGTTTAGTTATCGAAGTAAATATGACATGACTCACATAAAGACAttgtaaatattttctattttttatacaGTAATTTTTTTCGACAGCGAAGACGGGaagttgtaaaattttattacatcTTTCGTTGTGAGAAAAAATTCTGAAATTGGTCATTATTTCATTTATTGGTCAAACTATTTCTTTAAATTATCGAAGCAGTGAACATGTATATTAGTGTTGTGAGCAATATTGAAAGCGATAGCAGTCAAAGTAAACGATGCCCAAATTTTTCGACGGTAGAAaaagttattatatatataacgtGTATTGTGGACTTCGTCAAAGGAATAAAAGTATGTAGGTCAACGATGTAGTAACTCTGTCTAGTGATTTGACTGAAGTGTCGACGAGAACTGTATACAGAAttctaaaaaatttttaacaaagtgAAGGCAAATCGGATAATGTACCTCTTGAAAACATTGAAACCAGAGGAAGAAAACGCATCCAGCTTGAAGATGACACCAAATATGCTATTCGGAGAAAAATCCATGCTTTCTTTTTTCGGAACGAAATACCAATCTTAAAGAAAGTCGAAATAAATTCCGATGATTTAATACCCAAAATATCACGACATGTTTTATTGCGGAAAAGTATACAATTTAGATGAACCCTGGCTGAATCAAGTTCATAATGTCTCAAAGGTGTGGCAAGATTATAAAATTAAAAGTCGTCGACAAGCCTTCATCGAAGGGCTTTCAACAGGTTTAAAAACACCAGTGGGTAAAGGACAGAGGCCCATATAGGCATCAATTCGGATTTTTTGGACGACGGCATGTTATTATTCGAATCCAAGAAAAACAATGATTATTATGAGGAAATAGAAGCTCAAAGATTCGAAGGTTGGCTTTCAAAGATTCTACCAAACCTTGAAGCAAATTCTGGACAATGCGTCATACCATAGTCGACGGTTGAAGCCAACATCAACAACTATCCGGCGAAAAGGTGACATCATCAACTGGCTCTCCTTGAGCCCCTCGTTGATTCCTTTCTACTGGTCCTAAGAACACGACGTTGCCATATATAAATGTTTTCATATATAAATATCATGTTTTCATATATAAATGTCATGTTTTCTATGTATAAATATTGTACTATACATAAATTACATTACAATTAcatacattttattatataacTCAACAAATACAAAACGATTACTAATCGATAAGTGTGCTGCATGTGaatgattaaaatataaattgatagAATATCTATCATCACAAACTGGCATACATAAGACATTCACAAACATGTAATTAACATTCACAGACATATTA includes:
- the HINT1 gene encoding adenosine 5'-monophosphoramidase HINT1, which gives rise to MADEVQLAQDAEAGGDTIFGKILRKEIPCNFIYEDNLCVAFDDVNPQAPVHFLVIPRKSIPQLSKAEDSDEALLGHLLVVARKIAQKRNLKNGFRIVINDGPIGAQSVYHLHIHVLSGRQMQWPPG